From Brassica oleracea var. oleracea cultivar TO1000 chromosome C3, BOL, whole genome shotgun sequence, a single genomic window includes:
- the LOC106332148 gene encoding high-affinity nitrate transporter 3.1: MAIHKSLFASLLICLLFQISHGATKERLFSDLEKGALEVTAKPSRESVLDAGIDKLSITWKLSSTATKEAEFTTIKVKLCYAPVSQVDRPWRKTENELFKDKSCPHKIITRAYDKSPQSFEYTLERDIPTGTYFVRAYAVDAKDHEVAFGQSTDEAKSTNLFSVQAISGRHKSLDIASVCFSVFSVLALLVFFVNEKRKAKIEQSK, translated from the exons ATGGCTATCCACAAGAGCCTCTTCGCTTCACTTCTAATCTGCTTACTGTTCCAAATTAGTCATGGTGCTACCAAAGAAAGGCTCTTCTCTGACCTGGAGAAAGGTGCACTTGAGGTCACCGCTAAGCCCAGCCGAGAAAGCG TTTTGGATGCCGGAATTGACAAGTTGAGCATTACATGGAAGCTAAGCTCGACAGCTACAAAAGAGGCTGAATTTACGACCATCAAAGTAAAGCTATGCTACGCTCCGGTCAGCCAAGTTGACCGACCATGGCGCAAGACTGAAAATGAGCTCTTCAAGGACAAAAGCTGCCCACACAAGATCATTACCAGGGCCTATGATAAATCCCCTCAATCATTCGAATATACCCTCGAACGCGACATCCCTACCGGGACCTACTTCGTTCGTGCCTACGCAGTTGATGCCAAAGACCATGAAGTTGCCTTCGGACAGAGCACGGACGAGGCCAAGTCAACCAATCTCTTCAGCGTTCAGGCTATCAGTGGTCGCCACAAGTCCTTGGATATTGCCTCCGTCTGCTTCAGCGTCTTCTCCGTCCTGGCTCTTCTCGTCTTCTTTGTCAACGAGAAGAGGAAAGCCAAGATAGAGCAGAGCAAATGA